A genomic segment from Lutibacter sp. A80 encodes:
- a CDS encoding DUF962 domain-containing protein, with amino-acid sequence MKTQKQWFNEYAVSHQNKTNQLIHFYCVPAIFFSIVGLFMCIPSTSIANFMNIGNPIIENWAAIILIALLFFYIKLSYSTFIKMLFFSLLCLLGNYYLSGFLPLFYTSLAIFVFAWIGQFYGHKLEGKKPSFFKDLQFLLIGPAWVFEKISKK; translated from the coding sequence ATGAAAACACAAAAACAATGGTTTAATGAATATGCGGTAAGCCATCAAAATAAAACCAATCAACTTATACATTTTTACTGTGTACCTGCAATATTTTTTAGCATAGTGGGATTATTTATGTGTATTCCATCTACTTCTATAGCAAATTTTATGAATATTGGAAATCCTATTATTGAAAATTGGGCGGCAATAATTTTAATAGCATTGTTGTTTTTTTATATAAAACTCTCTTATTCAACATTTATAAAAATGTTATTTTTCTCGTTATTATGCTTACTTGGAAATTATTATTTATCTGGTTTTCTACCATTGTTTTATACTTCTTTGGCTATTTTTGTATTTGCTTGGATAGGGCAATTTTATGGTCATAAATTAGAAGGTAAAAAACCTTCTTTTTTTAAAGACTTACAATTTTTATTAATTGGCCCTGCTTGGGTATTTGAAAAAATTTCAAAAAAATAG